A window of the Gossypium arboreum isolate Shixiya-1 chromosome 2, ASM2569848v2, whole genome shotgun sequence genome harbors these coding sequences:
- the LOC108461271 gene encoding uncharacterized protein LOC108461271: protein MAKSAVYFLLFLMTAATPSLLVESSDDTNHAYLPCSDTKVQISDGFTFGIAFASRQSFFFNSSLQLSPCDRRLSLSNANSRLALFRPKVDEISLLTINTSSFTPDVVGGYMVAFAGRKYAARSRPAFVANGTYTVTSFTLVLEFKKGRLQNLFWKRDGCAQCSGRSNFVCLNKQDCAINTNNCKNHGGSVDCSIGIQLAFSGTDKHLSALNSWYEVENLRQYSLFGLYSNLRDSLTSQYNKFF, encoded by the exons ATGGCGAAATCGGCggtttattttcttctttttctgaTGACGGCGGCGACGCCATCACTATTGGTGGAGTCAAGCGACGACACGAACCACGCGTACTTACCGTGTTCGGACACGAAAGTCCAGATTTCGGATGGGTTCACTTTTGGAATCGCGTTCGCATCGAGACAATCATTCTTCTTCAACAGCTCACTTCAGTTGTCCCCTTGCGATCGCCGACTCTCTCTGTCGAACGCCAACTCTCGCCTCGCTCTGTTTAGACCTAAAGTTGATGAGATCTCTCTCCTCACCATTAACACCTCCTCTTTTACTCCG GACGTAGTTGGTGGGTATATGGTTGCGTTTGCTGGTCGAAAATATGCTGCAAGGTCTCGGCCTGCGTTTGTTGCAAACGGTACCTACACTGTAACAAGCTTCACTCTG GTGCTTGAGTTTAAGAAAGGCAGGCTGCAAAACTTGTTTTGGAAAAGGGATGGTTGTGCTCAATGTTCGGGAAGATCAAATTTTGTGTGCCTAAACAAACAAGATTGTGCAATTAATACAAACAACTGCAAAAACCATGGAGGGTCTGTTGATTGCAGTATTGGGATACAGCTAGCATTTTCTGGGACAGATAAGCACCTTTCTGCCCTGAATTCATGGTATGAAGTTGAGAACCTTCGGCAGTACTCACTGTTTGGCCTTTATTCTAATCTCAGGGATTCTCTCACTAGCCAGTATAACAAGTTCTTTTAA
- the LOC108461283 gene encoding uncharacterized protein LOC108461283: MVVKMMRWRPWPPLVSKKYEVKLIVRRLEGWDLKREGEEKPEKLTVEIRWKGPKASLGSLRRTVKRNFTKEVDGGVGQNGVIIWDEEFQTLCSLSAYKDNVFHPWEIAFSVLNGLNQGPKNKATVVGTASLNLAEYASVAEDKEFEIKIPLTLSTGAAEPSPQLYISLSLLELRTTQETSEPEQRAVVPIASPLQSGESVTMEKDELSAIKAGLRKVKIFTEYVSTRRAKKACREDYGSEGRCSARSDDGEYPLDTDSLDDFEEGESDEVKDDSTIRKSFSYGTLAHANYAGGSFYSSVGISEDWVYYSNRKSDVGCSNFEDSAASMSEPSLLQTSKRSILPWRKRKLSFRSPKVKGEPLLKKAYGEEGGDDIDFDRRQLSSDESLGWHKTDEDSSVNRTSVSEFGEDNFAVGSWEQKEVVSRDGLLKLQSHVFFASIDQRSERAAGESACTALVAVIADWFQKNCDLMPIKSQFDSLIREGSLEWRYLCENEIYRERFPDKHFDLETVLQAKIRPLSVVPRKSFIGFFHPEGMDEGQFDFLHCAMSFDNIWDEISRAECLNSAEPQVFIVSWNDHFFILKVEPEAYYIIDTLGERLYEGCNQAYILKFDRDTIIHKLQPNIAQPSDDKSNGNQLVPTAAVEPKNAQVQDGSIAGAVVTKPEELIKTEGNEEVVCRGKESCKEYIKSFLAAIPIRELQADIKKGLMASTPLHHRLQIEFHYTELLQPLPKTSSAPHSDEVQLTEVTA, encoded by the exons ATGGTGGTGAAGATGATGAGGTGGCGACCATGGCCGCCTCTGGTTTCGAAAAAGTACGAGGTGAAGTTAATTGTAAGGAGATTAGAAGGGTGGGATCTGAAAAGGGAAGGTGAGGAGAAGCCGGAGAAATTAACGGTGGAGATTCGATGGAAAGGTCCAAAGGCTTCACTTGGTTCTTTAAGGCGAACGGTTAAGAGGAATTTCACTAAAGAAGTCGACGGCGGCGTTGGCCAGAACGGCGTCATTATATGGGATGAAGAGTTTCAAACCCTTTGTAGCTTATCGGCTTATAAAGACAATGTCTTTCATCCTTGGGAGATCGCTTTCTCTGTCTTGAAT GGGCTGAACCAGGGACCAAAGAACAAGGCTACTGTTGTTGGGACGGCATCGTTGAATCTTGCTGAATATGCATCTGTGGCTGAAGATAAAGAGTTTGAGATAAAAATACCGCTCACACTTTCCACTGGTGCCGCTGAGCCAAGTCCCCAACTCTAC ATATCACTTAGCCTGTTGGAACTAAGAACTACTCAAGAAACCAGTGAGCCGGAACAGAGAGCTGTAGTGCCTATTGCATCACCTCTTCAGTCTGGAGAAAGTGTCACAATGGAAAAGGATGAGCTTTCTGCGATTAAAGCTGGTCTTAGAAAAGTGAAAATCTTTACTGAGTACGTTTCTACTAGGAGAGCAAAAAAAGCTTGTCGAGAGGATTATGGTAGTGAAGGAAGGTGTTCTGCTCGTAGTGATGATGGTGAGTATCCACTGGACACCGATTCACTAGATGATTTTGAGGAAGGAGAATCGGACGAGGTAAAGGATGACTCCACCATTAGGAAGTCATTTAGTTATGGTACTCTGGCACATGCGAATTATGCTGGGGGATCATTTTACTCCAGCGTGGGGATCAGTGAGGATTGGGTGTACTACAGCAATCGGAAATCAGATGTCGGCTGCTCAAACTTTGAGGATTCTGCTGCATCGATGTCAGAGCCATCGCTTCTGCAGACTTCGAAGCGCAGCATTTTGCCTTGGAGAAAAAGGAAGCTGAGTTTCAGGTCTCCTAAAGTGAAAGGGGAACCACTGTTAAAgaaagcctatggagaagaaggTGGAGATGACATTGATTTTGACCGCCGTCAGCTTAGTTCTGATGAATCGCTTGGG TGGCACAAAACTGATGAAGATTCATCTGTAAACCGTACATCAGTTTCTGAATTTGGGGAGGACAATTTTGCGGTTGGCAGTTGGGAACAGAAAGAAGTGGTAAGCCGTGATGGACTCTTGAAGCTTCAATCCCATGTCTTCTTTGCTTCTATCGATCAAAGGAGTGAGCGAGCCGCTGGTGAAAGTGCATGTACAGCCCTTGTTGCTGTTATCGCTGATTGGTTTCAGAAAAACTGTGATTTGATGCCCATTAAGTCTCAATTTGATAGTTTGATAAGAGAAGGCTCATTGGAATGGAGGTACCTCTGTGAAAACGAAATCTATAGGGAACGTTTCCCTGACAAACACTTCGATCTCGAGACAGTTCTACAAGCTAAAATACGTCCTCTTTCCGTAGTGCCAAGGAAGTCCTTTATCGGGTTTTTCCATCCTGAGGGGATGGATGAGGGACAATTTGACTTTTTGCATTGTGCAATGTCATTCGATAACATCTGGGACGAGATTAGTCGTGCAGAATGTCTGAACAGTGCTGAACCTCAGGTTTTCATTGTTAGCTGGAATGACCATTTTTTTATCCTGAAGGTTGAACCAGAAGCTTATTATATCATCGACACATTAGGAGAGAGGCTTTATGAGGGATGCAATCAGGCTTACATCTTGAAATTTGACCGTGATACAATAATCCACAAGCTACAACCGAATATTGCTCAACCGTCAGATGATAAATCAAATGGCAATCAGCTGGTACCAACGGCAGCTGTTGAACCAAAAAATGCACAGGTTCAGGATGGTTCCATTGCAGGAGCTGTAGTTACCAAACCTGAGGAACTGATCAAGACTGAGGGCAACGAGGAGGTTGTTTGTCGAGGCAAGGAATCCTGCAAGGAATACATAAAGAGCTTTTTGGCTGCTATACCTATTAGGGAGTTGCAAGCAGATATCAAGAAGGGTTTAATGGCATCAACACCACTACATCACCGACTACAGATTGAATTCCACTATACCGAGTTGTTACAACCACTACCCAAGACATCTTCTGCGCCACACTCGGATGAAGTTCAGTTAACTGAAGTCACTGCATAG